Below is a window of Nicotiana tabacum cultivar K326 chromosome 19, ASM71507v2, whole genome shotgun sequence DNA.
TTTCACatgttataatattttttaaacgCTCTAATAGATTGAAAGTTTAATATCCATGTGAGACAAGAACAGAACGTTGTGAAGTGGCTAATATGAAAATTAAAGCAATCATTTCTCCAGTTAACTACAGATCGgaaaatattaaaaagaaataaagaaaggttaaaaaaaatattacttctcTTGTTTGAGGTTTTCTAAGTTAACGTTTTCTAAGTTAAcgttttaacttttaaccactaAAACTAaaacggaaaaaaaaaattaaaaaaaaaggaagctTTATGTTAAATACTGAGCAATTGACCTTGGAAGAAAACGTCTATATCCTTTTTTCTACTAAATGGATTGAATACATTCTAATTTATGACAATTGCTTCGCTCCGCATTGCTCTATATACAAATGAGAAAGAAATGAGAGgtctatttttaaatttttaatagaTCTATTGATGCACTTtgcgaagaaaaagaaaaggaagcctAAATTAAGCTTGGCATTTCAATTTTGGTAGCATGTTATCGATTAGCCATCTTGCCAACCATTTGTAGGCTTGTTGTGTCAAATGAATTCCGTCCCAACTGATGTAAGTACTAGGGTCGGTACAAATTTGCAGTCCTGGAGCTCCACATATTCTATTTTTGTCGTAATTATATTTTTCTCCTATTCCACAACAAGCTTTCAGTAGAGAGTTTTTGTCAAAACCTGCACATTTCAATCAAAATAAATGTAATTGCATGAGATATTCTACTGGGGTGGATTTACACGTATTGTATTGAAAGGAGTTCATGTTAATCGTTTATCcttattttcttaccatatttggttttttTATCTCTTGAAGGAAGggcaacatatttaccataattggttttacattttacaaaaataaaaatataattcttccatatttggATAGTCTTTTTTCTTGGaggaaaaaatattttagacttctataaattgaggatccttccttcttATTTAGCAGCATCCACAACGTAGTCCATAAGGGatttgagagtcttgtttaggggaGAGTTTTTGTGAGACAAGTGTTATGTTGTTACTTGTGTGtgcctctttgtgaggttgttctctcgatatgttgtactctcttttatatagttgATTGCTCATCTGCACCTGTGGACGTAGCTCAATTGACCGAACCATGTTAAATGTTTGTGtttcttttggtatatttctcttctGTTGTCTAATTTATCGTCGTTGAAAGTTTGCTTTACTAGCTTCCGTATGACACCTAATCATTTCGATATATAGTTTAATTGACTTCCCTTTAGAAAATTATACCACGCAATATATAACTTGTTGAACCCCTTGACATAAgggaagtctataacacatgttTAAATCTCGTGCGTCGTATTCTTACATTTTTCTAACTCTTTTGTTAGAATTGTTGGCTCTGGCAACCGCCACTGTTTTAGTTTCTTGATCACTTTGGTGTTACTTTCTCAAATGTTATTGCATTTTACGAACTTTATTTTTGGAGAGTGCAGattgatcatttcaataagggtGCTCGGGACGAAAAATGGGTGGAAAAGGAATCaatttatcaaaagaaaaaaaaatgttatgTGGACAAATTcttgttaaaagaaaataaactaaGGTTAAAAATAGAAAGAATGTTATTTTGAGTACTTACCAAGATTTGCGGCATTTTGTAGAAGCCAGAGATAGGCATTGTAGTAGTCACCATAAACCAATGTAATATTTGGATGTCCTTTCTTCAGCTCTTGAATGGCTTTTTGCAAATGATGATTGTAGAGAATTGCCAAGTCATTTAGATCTTTCAAGCAATGATTATCATCGTACGCAGTTGAATTATTGGTCAAAAACGTTGTTAGCAAATTTGGTATACAACCAATTGGGAAATTTCCAGGAATGACAATTCGGACAGCTCCAAACCCAATGATAGTCTGAAAGAGGTAATGAATTAATTAGCAAAATGTTTCTAATCAAAGGCAACTAAAATGTCTTTCTATTAATGCTTGTGATACTGTACTAGTGGTAAAAATTAGATAACTTGTACCCGAAATAGTTATAAATCAAGTTAATTTAACTCTAAAGAGAAACATATAAATCAAGTTAATTTAACTCTAAAGAGAAACATCAGTCTCAAATTGAGATGAAAAATATACATATGGATCCAATAGATttttgtggtccggccctttcccGGACCTTGCGCATAGCATAAGCTTAGTACATCGGACTGCCTTTTTAAGTGTTATAATTTATGCGAAATACATATATCATGCATTTATTGATTTGCTGCAAATATTGGTGAGTAGACATAAACATTGATACTCGTGATTATTTGTCGAAGGCAACCAAACATCTTTCGTGAGTTTCACATACTAAAAACAGAGAAAATGGAAAGCATACTTTAACAGCATTGATAATGGTCTGAACAACTTCAGGGACCATAGCTCTAAGTTCCTCCATTGGTTTACCTTGCAATAAACCATAATTAAACTCATTTCCTCCTATTTCTCCAACCAGGAAAAGTGCCTTCTTTAGGTCTTCTGAGCATTCTAGCaaagacaaaagaaaataaataagtaaaaacaaaaaacaCTATTCTGTAATTAATGAATGACCAAACAATATCGTTTCCTTTtgaaaaaaatttcgaaaatataATTACCAGTAGAGCAAGTGGATTTGAAATGAGAAGACATCCAATCAAGTTGCACATTTAATGAACTATTGGTTACTGAATTAGAAATCTTCTTCTCAGCCATGATTTCACCTGGCAAAACAGTAGCTCCTGCTACTGCGAAATTTGCACCATGTGTGAAATTTCCATTCTGATCCTTGTAGGGATTTAGGAAAGGAAGACCACATTCCAATGCTGTATAATAAGATAGCTTCAAATATCCATTAAAAAGTGTGACATATAGTCATTGACATTAAATAACTAAATGTAATTATTAGGTCAGCTAagaaaaaatcatcaataaaaatagTGATCTTTCACTTTATTATGACTTTACTAATACAACGGGTAAAGTTCAGCGCATGAAATTAACCCCAAATTCAAGGCCAGTTAACTTTACAAGAAAATGGAAAATCCTAGATACACAACTTCAAGAAATTAATAATGTCAAATTTTAGCCCTTCTTGACCTAGTCTATCTCAGTCCAAGAAACTTTTAGGCTGATCAATGATCCGTCCATTTATTGACTCATTCTATTTTGACCCGTCCAAAATCAACCTAATCCGCCCATTTGACACCCCTATGCGTACCTATGAAATCGATCATGAGCAAACCATCAGAACATCGTCCAGTTGATTTGTTCTGGAAAAAGTTTTCACCATAAGGAAGTTTTGCAAAGGGAGAAAAAGCTCCAACGAGGCTCTCTCTAATGAAGTTGCCAGTATCAGAAAGTGAGTCACCCAACTGATATATTTTGTCAAACTTGCATTTCATCAATGTTGGAACTTGAGGGATTAGCACTTGAGCATCAGTTTTCTGCAAAAATTGTAAAAGAACCAAGAAACTGACTATGGAAAGAACTCGTAAGAGATCAAGCACTCTAATGGTCAATGCCATAGctcaaattttgatgaaaaatattTAGGAGTATGGACCTAATTATAACTACTACATGCACTTTGTCAAAAACTAAATAGTAAACAAACAAAATCTATCAAGTGATATTTATGTGTGCATCTAACAAGGCAGCTATATTATATTATGCTGAGTGAAGTGTACGTATTGCTAAATTCCTGTTTCGATGACCAACTCTTTTGTTATTCGGTCCTTGTTTGCGTCGTTAGTATTTTACCGGATACTGGCTCCTCTTACCATTACCTATATCAAGTAACTCTGCTTACCGATACTTAAAAAAATATCAACggccatttcttttcttttttttcctactAAACTCTGAAAAAACATCATTGCGCCATTATTTACATATGCCACCCTCAACTAATGATTCGTGTCACGATCCAGAATTCTCACCCTcaagaccgtgatggcgcctaacatttcatttgctagttattaaccatttttaataattcaaatcaaatgaaaatcaataaactaAATAAACTTAAATGAAGTAGATAAATCTGATGCACGACGATATCCAGATACAAATTCCAAGACTGGTGTCACGAATACACGAGCgtctagagtactacaaataatagtctgaatGAAAGCATAACTGTTTGAATTGAAATAAACAACTAGAGTAATGTAGAAGGAgacttcagggctgcgaacgctgtgcacctgtacctcaagtctccgtcaagCACCGGATCCGAGCAATCTACTAACCGCcgctaggaccgactccaaaatatgcacaagaagtgcagagtgtagtaaccgaccccatgtactctgtaagtgccgagcctaacctcgacgaagtagtggcgaggctaaggcgggtcacctaaAATAACCTCTACgcagtaataataataacaacggGGAAGGAAACAGGATATGATGGTAAAATAGTTAATTTATGATAATGAGCTCAATCCTCGCACACATAGACTCCAGAATATCTGACctcaaaatatcatataaaaaGGCTGAAAACTAACACAATAACACAATGAGTACAACATACACAATCCGTTGcggtgcacaacccgatcccatagtacACAcgcaatcctcccttatttcatcATAACATCATTTATcactgatggtaggctagaaataTAAATTTTTGGCTACTTTACACCTATTATTTAATACACTTTAATTGTGTTTAAGCTAAAATATAGTCAATTTATACTCATTGCGTGTTTTCTGTTATGTAGGTTCAGATTTCGGGTCAAGACTTAGAGctaaaagagaataaaaaaaagaattttaaaatcTGAGTAGAAGTTTGAGAGTTAAGTCGGAATCGAGTTCGGGTGTCAAGGACCCGGTGcacatataaaataatagaagaaaaagaCAGAAGTGCATTAGAAGCTTAAAGTTTCAACCCCTCTGAAAAGTGGCACTAACACATCATGTGTTAGGCCTTGGTAAACGATGGGATAACCCATTTTTTGTCTCTTGGCGAGAACAAGGAAGCGTGCGTTCTTTTGGTTAAGCTTCAAAAAAGTTCCACTAATGCGGCTCGCAGTGCGTCGCAATGGACGACACACTAATGTAATTTTTCGCCCAGTTAATTCTAATTCGGCTCATAGAGAGTATTTTAGTCCAGGTCCATCCATACTCGATATAAATACATtgtaaaaatacttttttttatagGATATTCGACCTAGGAGAGTTTTGGAGAGCTACCACGGCTTAAAGAcacaaaatttcatcaattctcTTGCCAACAATCGGTGCAAAAATGAGAGTTTGTATTGTAAAGTTGTCTTTGATGTTTTCTATattcttaaacttatttgtgatgattttctccatatctatggagtagttctttCCCTAGGGTTTCGACGGATATGGtattttaattgatatttgtggatttaactctagtttaattgtgtgattacgtttatggagctttgaattaTTTGCAACTTTACTCGCcggtttatttaatcgaaagaggaatattttggtgattatctttgcattatttggttcggtttaatttagtgattcttctaagtaatcgagagAGCTTTATGAATTGTTGATTAAgccaagttaggagaatattcgagagatgTTTTCCTAAACACTAGTCCATTAatgtattcttgcatatcttcacagtgcttcatattagtttattttgtagAGTTCATATTTAATTGAGAGAGGAATCTTTAACCTTACGTTTAAGCTAATCATCGTGCGAATTCGTGAaaatcattagaacattagaagtgaatttaaaCAGAGTTAAATCTCGAATAGCTATCGTACACCTATCATGTCGCAACCCTTAATTCTCATATTGTTTACAACCCGTAAGTTCAACTCTCTTCTCTGTGATTAGGTCTAATTACTAGTAATCTTAATTTAGTAGTTAATTATAGCAGTAATCACTCGAAATCAAGTGTTGATCATCCTGAATAGCAAATAAGCCAGAAATTACTCgaatattatttaaatccaatccatgtggagacgataattaaaatatactatctttggctagcgagcatcaatttcaTGTTGTGTTTTGTGCTTGTCAAATTTTGACGGCGTTGCCGGGGATTGTCAATCAATAGTGTTCAAAatagtttttggtgctaattcaggaagtttttttattttattttatttttcttttttttttattcttcacGGGTTTCCTCTTCTGTGTGCAGGCAACAGATTGACGTCTctggtgtatgactcgatcttctTCAAAGGAATTGATTCCAAATAATTCAGAAGTGGAAAAGAGTCTGCGACAgttgaagaaagagaaagaactcACCGAAAAACATTTGGGGCAACTTTCAACCCCAGAACACATGGCTAAAAATAGTGAAGACGAGGTAGAATTAGTTGTAAGAGAAGTAGCACAATAAGAAGATGCACGAGTAGCAGTTAAGCCAGCCTGTACAACTGCTGATGAGACCGTTAACGATGATGGGGGTCAAATATTCAATCTAAATCGACCCTTGATTGAAGACCAGTTCGAGAATGCGGTACCCAGACCTGGTAGAGCATTGGGTGATTATGACAGACTAGTCTACAATCAGGGACTATCCAGTGTCAGACCTCCGCCAGTAGCAGCAAATAATTTTGAGTTAAAGAAAGGCTTGCTTTAAACTATTCTGAACAATTATATCTTTAGAGGAAAGGTGAATGAGGATCCTAATACTCACTTGATGTATTTTGAGGAAATCATGAACACCTTCCAGTATAACGGAGTGTCGAAAGATGATGtatacttaagggcattccccttttcactgAAGGATGTCGCGAAGCACTGGCTTCGTAGCTTACCAACGGGGTCGATCAGGACATTGAAAGATATGACTAGAAAGTTTCTTGACAAATACTTCTCAGCTGCAAAAATAGTGAAGTTCAGAAGGGAAATTCACAACTTCTGCCAGACGGACACTGAAACAATTTTCGAGGCTTGGGAAAGATTCAAGGAGATATAATAAAGTGTCAGCATAATGGGATTGAATTGTGAATGCAACTCCAAgacttttgggatggactgaCACCTCCCCCACGACGAACTCTGAACACTGCAGTTGGAGGTCCTTTAATGAAGAAGACTGCTGAGGAGATTGTGAAAATTCTTGATGAGCTATCTGAAGATGCTAACCAGTGGACTGCTGAGAGTAATGATAGAAGAAGATCTGTTGGGGTTCATCAAGTAGATTCAAACACCGCAGTGTGAGTCCAATTAGAAGCCATGGCCAAAGAGATAAGAAAGTTGACCTTAACCAAAGTTCAGAGCCAACCATCACCAGTTTGTGATTTATATGGAATAGCTCATCCAACGCATGAGTGTCAGGTCGCAGCTACATATGAAGTGTTAAATGTTATAGGAAGCTATGATAGAGGTAACTACCGGAGTGGTAATAATTTCAATCCTATGGGACAGATGCACCCAGGCTTTTCTTGGAATTCACCAAGTGGTAGCTTGAACTCGTGGCAGCAAAATAATTCTAGACCTCAGGGACAAGGACTCCCTGCTGAtactgaaagaaatacaaaagaGACAATAAATGCAGTGTTTTGAGGAGTGGGCATGAGTTGGAGGATCTCATAGCAAAGCGAAAGGATGAGACGGTTGAAAGACAGGTGAAGATTGTGGAGGAATAGAAAATCAACAACATTCAAGAAGGTGAAGTGAGGGTAGATGAGGATTTGAAAAAGAAAGGGAAGATTAAAgctcagaaaaagaagaaaaatgataattcaataaataATGAGACTGAAGAGAGCAAATACATGTATGTTCTACCTTTCCCCCCAGAAGCAACGAAGAGAGAAATTGGACAAACAATTCGAGCGCTTTCCAGAAGTGTTCAAGCAGGTGGATATGTGAATATACCTTTCATAGAGGTGCTTTCGCAGATGCCAGCTTATGCCAAATTCATGAAGGAAATATTGTCCAAGAAGCGGAAAGTAGAAAAAACATCGGTTGTCAAGTTGACAAAGCATTTTAGTGCCATCTTACAAGATAAACTCCCTCAAAAATATGGAGATCCAGtaagttttactataccttgctctttaggaagtattaaatttcaaaaatctttgtGTAATTCAGGTGCTTCTATTAATCTTatgcctttgtctattttcaTGAAATTGGAGGGAGAGATTTGAGAGATCAGGTCGGTACTTGTATCCTTGCAGCTGGCGGATCAGACAACAATCATACCAGAAGGAATAGTGGAAGATGTGCTAGTTCAGGTGGATAAATTTGTGTTCCATGTGGACTTCATTGTGGTGAACATGGAGGAGAATAGGGAGGTTCTGCTGATTTTAGGAAGACCCTTCTTGGCTACGGGCAGAGCAATTCTAGATATTCAGGAAAGGCAGCTCATGCTCAGAGTGGGAGATGAAAGACTGATCTTCAAGATGGAAGGAGAAAGGGCGGCCTTGAAAGAGCAAATTGGAAAGAGTGAAGTTGATAAGTATGGGGTGTACCCAAAGAAGGCGGAAAAGAAGCTCTcagcatggatgtgtgcattggGTCGGGCATGCAAAGGAGATCCCGACTTCGATTGCGACCCCGGCTAGATGAATCAGGGAAGATTcctttacctcttgctttttatttgtgtgcTATGTGAAtatgccacaatttaaagtgtggggtggggatatAAATATGTAAATGTGTGTTTGTTTTCGTTTCTTttgattgattttatttttacttttcccGACAATGGATTTCCTCGGTTttcttcttgagggattaaaaaaatattttatttttcttaagtaGTGTAATAATtgcccttggtttttctttgtgatgtggttcttttccaaggttTTTACTTGAACAGGATgtagttaatttttttaattaggaATAGAGAAGTCTTGTGTTGTGGTGTTAAATAGAGATAACTTATCTTACCTGTGTTGTGCTTTGAGAGCaataagtgctttagttgtgatgcCTAGGCTCAGTTCTTGACTCATGGATAAGTACCTTAATTTGTTTGATCTTGACTTTGCTTAACTTCTTTGACTAGAGAGTAGGGATAGATCTGAccctgagtgaggatttgttgatattctgtgtatgtcagttgatgtctagaacttgtcccgtgtgtttgcaaagcgaaatagtagtcttgttcagtctaggaagtgatataggtattTCGTTGTTGAGCCAATTATATGTTTATGGTCCGCCTAATTGTTGTGTATCCTAGTCAGCcatttgagcctataatcctaCTTCTTTGGTAACCACACTGCAAGCTTGATCCATTTTGTTTGAATTGATTATCTATTTAAACTTTttacctctcttgagcacttgatTTTGTTATGAGCTTGTGAAAGCTAAAGTTGAGGTATGGTCGTGCTTTTGAGGAAAACtattgaaaaaggagaaatgtgcaATGTTTGGAAAAATTATGAGAGCCACTTGTAGGGAAttgaaagggaaaaaaagagTGAGAGTacttggaaagaaaaaaaaaataaaactttgaaaagaaaaaaaattgattccTTGTTAGTGGTAGTTCTCATcttatttgtgcttaaagaaattgggagcttgatgttgttatattgtgaaggttggggtttggttcaacataagtgtggggtttgaattgttaatgtatatgtattaaagtacttagggatGTGTAGTCATTGTATCCAAATATATCTGAcccatcccgcagcctacattacaaccaaaataaagtcttacttgatccttgactgaatgagctcaattagtagagtattacactacgggcaagcctatggtacattcTCTGTGGAACGTGAATGTTATTtctaagagtgagtgaattctttctatcttgagttcatATTTGTTCCTGAATTTTATGGTGTGTGGAATTACTCTCTATCTTtggtgtgagggcacatgatttgcgaGGGAAAGGTAATGCCTTTGACCTCTgtattagagtaagtgagcgggtatTTGAAAAATACGTGGTACTTTTGAGCCGAACCTTAAGGCTAAGATGTTACGGTATGGTACTTAGTctgctttaaatattcttggcatgatgagTTAGGGGACTTATGTGAAAAAGTCGTTCTTATTTGAAGTGTAGTtt
It encodes the following:
- the LOC107762939 gene encoding acetylajmalan esterase isoform X3; the protein is MKCKFDKIYQLGDSLSDTGNFIRESLVGAFSPFAKLPYGENFFQNKSTGRCSDGLLMIDFIALECGLPFLNPYKDQNGNFTHGANFAVAGATVLPGEIMAEKKISNSVTNSSLNVQLDWMSSHFKSTCSTECSEDLKKALFLVGEIGGNEFNYGLLQGKPMEELRAMVPEVVQTIINAVKTIIGFGAVRIVIPGNFPIGCIPNLLTTFLTNNSTAYDDNHCLKDLNDLAILYNHHLQKAIQELKKGHPNITLVYGDYYNAYLWLLQNAANLGFDKNSLLKACCGIGEKYNYDKNRICGAPGLQICTDPSTYISWDGIHLTQQAYKWLARWLIDNMLPKLKCQA
- the LOC107762939 gene encoding GDSL esterase/lipase At5g03980 isoform X2; translation: MQRKSTENSPEISSKTTSKISPNTILELHQSSGRVRRGESFCPARFRACRSHTVFGLQGPLKSSIEKTDAQVLIPQVPTLMKCKFDKIYQLGDSLSDTGNFIRESLVGAFSPFAKLPYGENFFQNKSTGRCSDGLLMIDFIVAGATVLPGEIMAEKKISNSVTNSSLNVQLDWMSSHFKSTCSTECSEDLKKALFLVGEIGGNEFNYGLLQGKPMEELRAMVPEVVQTIINAVKTIIGFGAVRIVIPGNFPIGCIPNLLTTFLTNNSTAYDDNHCLKDLNDLAILYNHHLQKAIQELKKGHPNITLVYGDYYNAYLWLLQNAANLGFDKNSLLKACCGIGEKYNYDKNRICGAPGLQICTDPSTYISWDGIHLTQQAYKWLARWLIDNMLPKLKCQA
- the LOC107762939 gene encoding GDSL esterase/lipase At5g03980 isoform X1, with the protein product MQRKSTENSPEISSKTTSKISPNTILELHQSSGRVRRGESFCPARFRACRSHTVFGLQGPLKSSIEKTDAQVLIPQVPTLMKCKFDKIYQLGDSLSDTGNFIRESLVGAFSPFAKLPYGENFFQNKSTGRCSDGLLMIDFIALECGLPFLNPYKDQNGNFTHGANFAVAGATVLPGEIMAEKKISNSVTNSSLNVQLDWMSSHFKSTCSTECSEDLKKALFLVGEIGGNEFNYGLLQGKPMEELRAMVPEVVQTIINAVKTIIGFGAVRIVIPGNFPIGCIPNLLTTFLTNNSTAYDDNHCLKDLNDLAILYNHHLQKAIQELKKGHPNITLVYGDYYNAYLWLLQNAANLGFDKNSLLKACCGIGEKYNYDKNRICGAPGLQICTDPSTYISWDGIHLTQQAYKWLARWLIDNMLPKLKCQA